A window of Ranitomeya variabilis isolate aRanVar5 chromosome 2, aRanVar5.hap1, whole genome shotgun sequence contains these coding sequences:
- the LOC143808973 gene encoding uncharacterized protein LOC143808973 yields the protein MLGTASQRAPAEEEDDDDDIDVDCLIEEVREREPLWNMADRRHADTGVTRRLWDEVCRTLFPRRESLHPQQQSKLVGKVRKRWRSLRDRFKREFNDEMKAPSGSAGRKRSRYKYGQALSFLRRTMLSRVTFSSHRAPASSSAPSGAIPPESATEGHVGRPHTSVPSSDPSVLSSDPSVPSTSSAPSSGALLQASLLASDAEQLAFPLPHPSDPATSTPPLGSWRQRQRGQERSYAPEFLHLNASFQGSFKILGEQVTAGFNMVQSRISETSQETSSRLDRLHSAVSPDPANLFFQSMLMSMEKLSFEQQMRVMNTCHNAALQAINESTHTPRHTSTPIPHQAPFPHHTPHYQTQPQYPHQQHYQTQLQSPHQHHYQTPRQSHYPTQSQYPTQSPQQSRPPDQITSPMFSLLNFSLPPTPTPPPSGQPLGLTPPSTAPQTSRVSPPIDVVQPSGPSSSHISTQQFENL from the exons gcttcacagcgtgctcccgcagaagaggaggatgatgatgatgacattgatgtagactgtctcatcgaggaggttcgtgagcgggagccgctgtggaacatggctgaccgcaggcatgcagataccggtgtcacccgtcggctctgggacgaagtgtgtcgcaccctgtttccaaggcgggagagccttcatcctcagcagcagagcaaactag ttggaaaggttaggaagcggtggcggtcactgagggatcgctttaagagggaattcaatgatgagatgaaggccccgagtggctctgcaggaaggaagaggagcagatataaatatggccaggccctctccttcctgaggcgaaccatgctaagcagagt caccttctccagccaccgggcgcctgcatcttcctctgcgccctctggagcgatccctcctgagtccgccactgagggccacgtcggtaggccccacacctctgtcccctcctctgacccctctgtcctctcctctgacccctctgtcccctccacttcatccgccccaagcagtggagcattattgcaggcttcattgctcgcatctgatgctgaacagttagcgttccctttaccccacccctctgatcctgccacctcgacaccaccattaggttcgtggcggcagcgccagaggggtcaggaaaggagctatgctcctgagttcttacacctgaatgcatccttccaaggctctttcaaaattttgggagagcaagtgactgctggtttcaacatggtgcaatcacgcatcagtgaaacaagccaggaaaccagcagtcgcttggataggctgcattcagctgtaagtcccgatccggccaatctttttttccaatccatgctcatgagcatggagaagctttcttttgagcaacagatgcgggtaatgaatacctgccataatgctgcactgcaggccattaatgaatcgacccacacacctcgccacacctccactccaattccacaccaggccccatttccacaccataccccccattaccaaacccagccccaatacccacaccagcagcattaccaaacccagctccaatccccacaccagcaccattaccaaaccccacgccagtcccactaccctacccagtcacaatacccgacccagtccccacaacaatcccggcccccagaccaaattacttccccaatgttttccttactgaacttttctcttccacctaccccaacaccacccccctctggtcagcctcttggtttaacccccccttccactgcaccacaaacaagtagggtttccccacctatcgacgtggtccaaccttccggcccatcctcctctcatatctccacccaacaatttgaaaatttgtaa